In Athalia rosae chromosome 6, iyAthRosa1.1, whole genome shotgun sequence, one DNA window encodes the following:
- the LOC105692147 gene encoding 4-coumarate--CoA ligase 1-like — protein MVDSGIRIENNVLKSREVSRPINFPDLGSLILEYLEINADTVAQIDPTTGEEQTRGEMRDKSIRCALWMRSQGVGVGDVIAISCNDQLIAATPCFATLLLGAIVNPLHAEFNTSELRYLLRTNRPKMAFADEESAVTLAEAANTEGLDLKIVVLGQAAGFFEFAKIISEPGVEDIKNFKTTPLESPDAIATIMYTSGTTGLPKGVAVSHAVWLNTLLQTVLPCTTHETFISFASVYWVTGITSILMTVFPRYLAIIPPPFEEHLTCRLTEKYKINRLMLSPNMVIGLVKSDALGKYDLSSVKTVFYGGSALDDSLVKTFAKYLPENVSIFSVYGLTETCGRITSRLFNSKSKQNSCGKLMDNVQMKVVDPETGRIMGPNETGELFLKCEGKMFSSYYNNPEATAEAMDKEGWFHTGDLGYYDEDGEIFIVDRLKEMIKYRDHRISPIEIESVLLSHPGVKEVAVVGLPHPEDQERPLAFVVKVKRSSDDGEEVTEKELVDFVAAKLENAKHLHGGVRFVDSLAKTLSQKVRRRFMRELAKSSTQQ, from the exons ATG gttGACTCGGGAATCAGAATCGAGAACAATGTGCTCAAGAGTAGGGAGGTTTCACGTCCCATTAACTTTCCCGATCTTGGGAGTCTTATATTGGAGTATCTGGAAATCAACGCCGACACCGTGGCACAG ATTGATCCTACTACGGGCGAAGAACAGACTCGTGGAGAAATGAGAGACAAGAGTATTCGATGCGCTCTTTGGATGAGGTCGCAAGGTGTCGGAGTCGGAGATGTGATTGCAATATCCTGTAACGATCAACTGATTGCAGCTACTCCGTGTTTCGCAACGTTGTTACTCGGCGCCATTGTCAACCCTTTACACGCGGAGTTTAACACGA GTGAACTACGCTACTTGTTACGCACAAACAGACCGAAAATGGCCTTTGCTGACGAGGAATCGGCTGTAACTTTAGCTGAAGCTGCGAATACGGAGGGACTCGACTTGAAAATAGTTGTTCTTGGCCAAGCTGCCGGTTTCTTCGAGTTCGCAAAAATAATCTCCGAACCCGGAGTCGAAgatatcaaaaacttcaagacTACGCCTCTCGAAAGTCCGGACGCGATCGCTACGATCATGTACACTTCCGGGACCACTGGCCTACCAAAAGGAGTTGCGGTCAGCCACGCAGTTTGGCTCAATACTTTGCTTCAAACAGTTCTTCCTTGTACAACGCATGAAACGTTCATCTCGTTTGCATCCGTTTATTGGGTCACTGGCATAACCAGTATATTAATGACCGTATTTCCCAGGTATTTAGCGATCATCCCGCCGCCCTTCGAGGAGCACTTGACCTGCAGGCTCACCGAGAAATACAAG ATAAATCGCCTCATGTTGTCTCCCAACATGGTAATTGGATTGGTGAAATCCGACGCTTTAGGCAAGTACGATCTGTCTTCGGTGAAGACGGTCTTCTACGGAGGATCTGCCTTGGACGATTCCCTTGTAAAAACGTTTGCCAAATACTTGCCCGAAAATGTCAGCATATTTTCGGTTTACGGACTGACGGAGACTTGTGGGCGAATAACTTCAAGACTTTTCAATTCTAAGTCTAAACAAAACTCGTGTGGCAAGCTGATGGACAACGTTCAGATGAAGGTCGTCGATCCCGAAACCGGTCGAATCATGGGACCCAACGAAACGggagaattatttttgaagTGTGAGGGAAAAATGTTCAGTTCCTATTATAACAATCCGGAAGCTACCGCCGAAGCGATGGATAAGGAAG GATGGTTTCACACCGGTGATCTCGGATACTATGACGAggatggagaaattttcatagtggacagattgaaagaaatgatCAAGTACCGCGATCATAGGATATCTCCGATAGAAATCGAGTCTGTGCTTCTGTCTCACCCTGGAGTAAAGGAGGTAGCTGTTGTCGGTCTCCCGCACCCCGAGGACCAAGAACGCCCGCTCGCCTTCGTCGTTAAAGTAAAACGTTCGTCCGACGACGGCGAAGAG GTCACCGAGAAGGAGTTGGTCGATTTCGTGGCAGCCAAATTGGAGAACGCGAAACACCTACACGGTGGCGTAAGGTTTGTCGACAGTCTGGCAAAAACACTTTCCCAAAAAGTTCGACGAAGATTCATGAGGGAATTGGCCAAGTCTTCG ACGCAGCAATGA